In the Camelus dromedarius isolate mCamDro1 chromosome 13, mCamDro1.pat, whole genome shotgun sequence genome, one interval contains:
- the LOC105094092 gene encoding putative methyltransferase-like protein 21E, translated as MALPNRSSLPCRRGLCPPIGSRSVHRTLTWNLPPHCLQPPYLRPCQPPCCTARGPEAAAVGTLTPGGLAASVYSSAPRALVPDLQAAAEVSSAKQKCFQGMIKKTSIYNHPLVHRLMDAEAQKENRGGDDKKVVAEIMARCFVPASITAPSWEGFHFAGQEIRIREAMDCYGAVVWPSALVLCYFLETNVKQYNMVDKNVIEIGAGTGLVSIVASLLGAHVTATDLPELLGNLQYNISRNTKMKCKHLPQVKELSWGIALDKNFPRSSSNFDYILAADVVYAHPFLEELLITFDHLCKETTVILWVMKFRLEKENKFVDRFKELFDLEEISSFPSLNIKLYKAVRKNRRNA; from the exons ATGGCTTTGCCTAACAGGTCTTCACTCCCTTGCAGGCGTGGTTTATGCCCACCTATTGGCTCTCGCTCTGTTCACAGGACACTCACGTGGAATCTGCCTCCTCACTGTCTTCAGCCCCCTTACTTACGGCCGTGCCAGCCGCCCTGCTGCACAGCCAGAGGCCCTGAAGCTGCAGCTGTCGGGACCCTGACCCCCGGAGGACTGGCTGCCAGCGTGTACAGTAGCGCGCCGAGGGCTTTGGTGCCCGACTTGCAGGCAGCAGCAGAGGTGTCATCAGCAAAGCAAAAGTG TTTTCAAGGAATGATCAAGAAAACATCAATATATAACCATCCATTAGTTCATCGCTTAATGGATGCAGAAGCTCAAAAag AGAACAGAGGAGGTGATGACAAGAAAGTGGTCGCAGAGATCATGGCAAGATGTTTTGTTCCAGCTTCTATAACAGCCCCCTCCTGGGAGGGATTCCACTTTGCTGGTCAGGAGATCCGGATCAGGGAGGCCATGGATTGTTACGGTGCTGTTGTTTGGCCATCG GCCCTTGTTCTATGCTATTTTCTGGAAACAAATGTAAAGCAATATAATATGGTCGACAAAAATGTGATTGAAATTGGAGCCGGAACAGGACTGGTCTCCATCGTGGCGAGCCTACTCG GGGCACATGTGACTGCCACAGATTTACCCGAGTTACTTGGAAACCTGCAATATAATATTTCCCGGAACACCAAAATGAAATGTAAGCACTTGCCTCAGGTTAAGGAGCTCTCCTGGGGCATCGCCTTAGACAAGAACTTCCCCAGGTCTTCCAGCAACTTTGACTACATCCTGGCGGCCGACGTGGTCTACGCGCACCCTTTCCTGGAAGAACTCCTCATTACCTTTGACCATCTGTGCAAAGAAACCACCGTCATCCTCTGGGTCATGAAATTCAGGttggagaaggaaaataaatttgtagaTAGATTTAAGGAGTTGTTTGACCTGGAGGAGATTTCCAGTTTCCCCAGCCTGAATATTAAGTTGTATAAAGCTGTGAGGAAAAATCGGAGGAATGCATGA